tgctcataGATGTTAATGCTTCAAGGagctctctgtattttgctctgttcatctttccctcgatcctgactagtctccatgTCCCTGAAAAACATGTCCACAGCAcaatgctgccacctccatgcctAACTGTAGGGatcgtgccaggtttcctccagatgtgacatttggcattcaggccaaagagttcaatcttggtttcatcagaccaaagaatcttgtttctcatggtatgagagtcctttaggtgtcgtttggcaaactccaagcaggctgtgatgtgccttttactgactggcttccatttggccactctaccgtcaaggcctgattggtggagtgctgcagagatggttgtccttctggaaggttctcccacctccacagaggaactttggagctctgccagagtgacaaATGGTTTTTTGGTTACCTCCCTGCCTaaggcccttctaccccgatTGCTCAAGGGTAGAAGACGGCCAGCTCTAAGGAAGAGTcctggtgattccaaacttctcaaatttaagaatggaggccactgtgttcttgaagaCCTTCACTGCGTCggaaaattccttcgacctcatggcttggtttttgctctgacatgcactgtcaactgtgggaccttacatagtctgtgtgcctttccaaatcatgtccaatcaattgaatttaccacaaatgGACTCCAAttaaattgtagaaacatctcaagtatgatcaatggaaacaggatgcacctgagctcaatttcgagtctcatagcaaaagggtctgaatagttaggTAAATAAGCTctcttttttatttgtaataggtttaaaaaaaagaaaatgtgtcattatggggtattgtgttgatGGAGAAaatcatttaatcaattttagaatgaggctgtaaagtacaaaatgcactgtatagtgtatCATACATTTGATTGCCCCTTTAAGCACAGTGTATCACTGAGGCACAAAGCAGAAGAAAACGGCCCTAATTGCAGGGAAAGGTACTATCTTAAGAAAATAATTATGTTGcctgccctaatgaacatgaccctgctcTCTGGCTCAATGACCACTACCCTGCTTTCTGGCCTATAGTATGCCACTCTCACCTGGAGAAAGCCTTGGCACAGTGAGGGCACACATATGGTTTCTCCACACCGCCTTGGTGAGAGCGCACGTGGTGGCTCATGCGGTCCTTCCTCTTGAACCGCTGCTGGCAGATGGGGCAGGAGAAGGGTTTCTCATCCGAGTGGGAGAGACGGTGTCGGTTTAAGTGGTACACATCTCGGAAAGCCTTCCCGCACGTCTCACAGGCGTGGTTCTTCCGCacggggttggggttggggttcgATGGCCGCTGGGGTGGGGATGATTAGAAAGAGATGCGCTTACAgtacaaacattttttttattttattggagTAGTCGATAATTACACATGCATCTGTGTAGATTATTGACATATCATATTGTCCATTCTTTGGGTCTTTCCGAACCACTCAAGACACACACGGATCGCGGAAACCTAGATAATTTCTCTGGGCCATTTGCATAACATGCCGAATTCCCTTTATTCCCACAATCTCAATAAAGACCATGCAAGAGGGAACCTAAATTATACTTTTCTTTTTCACGGACGACAACAACAACCTCCAGAAGCGCCATGACCCACCTGTACTGTCGCCCCCGCCACCATGACgacagcagcaggaggagcaTGGGGGTTAACTCTAGCCACTACGCTCGCCATGGCAACCCCTTCGCCATCCTGACTACCCAGAGCTGGCAGCTGGGACGCCAGCATgctgggaggggggagagggagaggaacggAGAGGTGAAGCAGGGAGAGGGGGACCGTATGcctctccgccctctctcccGACACCGCCTGCGCCGGCCCTGCGCCACCGCCAACCTCCTTTgccccctcctcctgctcccctgCTCGCCTCATGCGTACCCCTGTGTGGACCGACTGGTGTCGCCGCAGGTTGTAGTTGTTCTTGAACTGCTTGCTGCATATGGCACAGATGTGTGGCACACGGGCAGGCCGGGAAGTTGTCTTCACTGTAGGACAAAAGAGcggaagaagagagggaatgagaaattAAGACATTGAAATTCTCATTAATAATAATATCCCGATAAATTCTAAATATAACGGTATGAAGACAGCCtaatgttattttttttatttaactaggcaagtcagttaagaacaaattcttatttacaaaggcagcctaccccggccaaaccctcccctaacccggtggacgctgggctaattgtgcacttccctataggactcccaatcacggccggatgtgatacagccccgGATCGGACctgagtctgtagtgacgcctctagcactgcaatgcagtgccttagaatgcTGCACTACTCAGGAGCCCTTATGTAATGTATCATATTATAACAGACATCTTGTTTAGCAATCTACATTACATCCTTTTCAACTTAATTGCCGATAACTTCTGAAAAATATATAGTATTTATATGTATTTCACACCCCATGATTCTCTCACCAGGTAAGGGTTCTTCATTGAGGGCAGCAGTGTCCACCGTGGAAGGAGGCTGGGCTATGTTCTCTGTGGGAGGGGTCTGAGGAGAGGCAGTATGGACTGGTAAGAGTTCTGATTGGAGGGTCCCCTCCACTTGGTTTTGGTTGGGAGTAGTCTGGAGAAATAAACACTGATCTATTAGCATAAAGTCACTGCATTGTATACCACCAACAACATTTTGCTGTGCCAGGAGTACCCattcatgtgcattttaccagtaaggCTAttgtctcatgagtcttctcaagtacccccaggggtcctagtaACCCTGATTGGGAATCACTGGTCTAGACGAGATGCTACTTTGCATCACATAAATGTGTAGGCCCCGGAGCAGCGGGGCACAAATTCTTCAAAAGCCAATCTTCAGAAAAGcgcgcacacaaacacaacaaGAAAGAAGGTCCATTAAGACTTACCTGGAAGAGAAAATTGCTCCAAGCAGCATCCATTTTGAACCAAAGTGACGAAGAGTATAAAGTCAGTTAAGTAATACTGATTGCGATTCGACAGTGAATCGTTGGCATATTCTTTAATCACCCTATTGGCTATTGAGGCGCGAAGATCTAAGTAAACAGTATTCAAATGCAGCAAGAAGCGTATGCTATCGATCATCCGAAAGGGACGTGCAACTATAACAAAAAAATGTACTAATAGAAGGATTCAAGCTATTCGTATTCACGCAGGCGTTACGATTAGGCTGACTAGGCTGTCTGCCTGAGTGGAATTGCCTGGTCCAAATAGTGGCCTATTTCTCTTTGACTGTGGTTTCTAACTTTAATTTAAAAAAGCACAAttataacatttaaaaaacgtATATATTTTGGCATTGATGACTTTCAAACCAAATATGTGTGCACAAAAATCTGTTATTTATATAGCCGTAGTCATACATAATAGCTAGATTTTAAAATTAAATGAATGCATTTTACGCACAATGCATATTATTGTCAGCGTTATAATAAACGCATTTGAAAGAGTAGCTGTTCATGCTTTTGAATTTATTAATAAATTTGTCCGATTTCCCCCAATAGGCCAATCGGGTGTTTGACGAAGCCTCGTTGTTGGATTCAAGCCCTGACCCTGGCAAAGAGCGCTCGCTCCGGGCCGCAGCCTATCGCTCCACCTCGGCTGTTCAAATGCGAGGATGTCATCTTTCTTTTTTtatcgctcgctctccctcctccctccctgtctctttcttccttttTCTTTTTAAATTCCtctttcttctccccctcctctccttttctcgcACGACTATGTCCCGGTTGCTCTTAAAGGGATCGGATTTCTCTTCGGACACCCCCTTTCATTTCCGTCTCCCTCATGGAGCACATGTTTTCGGCCCCTCCTACTCGGGATTTCGTCCGACAGACATTTCACTACAGTATTTCTCAGACCATCACAAACAGATGTCTGCCGTTTCTATACAGAGCTCCTCCGCAGCGCACGCGTACTAGGAAAACGGTGAGAAAAACGTTCCATATAAGTGCTTCTTAAAGGGCGGGACGCACGGACGCAATTGTGGGGATGGCAGTGTCAAGATATAAAACATGCACAGCTACAGGACAACATAGGCTATACTAGACACGACAATTATCGGATATGAAAACGTTTTGATAGGCTATCTTGTTCTTGGTTTGTATAGGCTAGATAAACATGCAGGATGCAATGATGACAAACATAAACCTTCAATCAATTTGGGAATATGCTCAAGCCTAAGCAAATTAATGcacataataatatatatatacaaataaaaaaataggaaCACCAATGTTTACTATcattcatgttttattttttattactttGCTTTTACCTTCTTGTTCAACACATTTTAAAGAACCCTATTATTTTCCCTCAAGCTTGGAATCCCCTGATTGGAATGTTCAACTATGTTTACATATTAACTGAAAATTTCCCCTTTGCAAACCATAAAGTACAAGTCCACACAGAACAGTCCATATCATCATCTAACCAGCTATGGCTGTGACAAAGGAATTGGGATCTCTTCTTCTTGATGTCCATCATGATTTCCTAGACCTTAAGAAATTAAGATAACACCTTTTACTGCACCTCCCCCCAATACCTATGAATTAGCATGTTATGTTACCAACCATCCATCCACATATCAAAACCCACCAGTCTTATTTATATAAGGAGTTTTCTGCATGCACTGAGATTTAAACCAAGCATGAAGTATTAGGCTACAGGGGGACTTATCAGAGCTGGTGTTTTTGAGATTGAATAAATAAATCACCCTGTTTGTACAAAGGAACAGCATCTCAGAATCCCTAGTTATAAACAGAGTCTTAGCTAACTGAATGAGGCAAACCCCTTTAATTAAGAAAGGGGACGTTAAGTATTTGAGTAATATGGCCTTGGTGAGTGTAGGCTTAACTACACAACAAATGGTTGACCACCCTTAACCTTAAAACTTACTTCAACTTGCAGCACAAGCTCACTGACAAGTGGCTCGCACCTTGCAATGATGGTTTGCACTGTGAGATTATCATCTAAATTGTGCACCATTCTTTAGATTTGAACTCCATTTTGTTCTTCATGCTAGAATATGTGTGGGCTCAGTAGAATAAATCGTGAAATCTCTAGAAAATTCAACCAACGTTTTCATTTCAAAATCCAACAAACGAACATAAACATACCAGAAGAGGTTAATAATGTTTATGTCAACCAATGTTGCTTCTTTTGGATGTGTCACCTTCCTTTTCATTGGGGTCAGACCTTTTATAAAGATTACACAAGTGTCTTTAAAATGCAATAATGTTTGTTTGTCTAAAAAAGTGGCAATATAACTAGACTGTATACCACTCAACcaacacatgtacacacatgaATAATCAACAATTATTAATAAAACATTATTAATAATCATTAATACCTGTTACACACACCATACCTGACAATCCAATGTATATCTATTTTTTACACATTTTCAACCATAGCCCACAGTCAAAAGTGGCATTTTTCTTGCAagataaaaacacatttttgtaCAAGATTACAACAACTATATATGGATTAGTAATGGTAATATTGACCTATAGAAAATGCTTTCTTAGTCTAAATCCTGGTTTCAATACTCATTGAATATATCAAAATTACTATGATCATTGTCGTTATTACTCCATAAAACGgatacatttttgtttttaaaagaaaataAACAAGAATAgccatttctcaagcaagaattttgctaggactgtcttgAGTGGGGAAGGGGAAACTTAAAACTAGCAGTTTTTGTCAAAGAGGTTTGGAACGCTcattcttattggtctattaactgtCTGATGATGTCACCAAAACAAAagctgaaatttcaggcggtctttttAAACATATCGTACACTACAAGGGCATTATCATAACGTTAAAGCAAGCCTAAATATCTTACATTGAGTGATAAgtgtttttttcttgttttttctTACTAAGCTAAATTATCTAACATAATTGGCAACTAATTGTGCTTATTTTAACCTTTAAAAAGTCTTAACACAAGTCATTTAACTTATTTCAAGGTTTTTTCAAGAAGGTCGAATTATCACTCAATAGAAGATATTTAGAATTGCTTAGATTTCCCTTTTTGCAGTGTAAAACACAGGAAATTAAGTTTGACTGCACTGGTCTTTAAATACCAGTTAAACTTGGACAACTAATACTGTACATCTCAAATGTGATTTTGGTCATGTTTacaaatgttttgtacatttaTGTAATGCATTAGAGCGACTCCCATGAACACCTATGTCATTTTGAAAGATAATAAATGCACTACAtcaccaaaagtatatggacacctgcttattgaacatctccttccaaaatcatgggcattaatatagagttggtcccccctttgctgctataacagcctccactcgtctgggaaggatttccactagatgttggaacattgctgctgggacttgcttacgttcagccacaagagcatcagtgatgttgggcaattaggcctggttcTCAGTCAAGTCAAGTCAAGTTCTaacacactgatctcgacaaaccatttctgtatggagctCGATTTGTGCATGGGGCCATTGTCACGCTGAAAcgagaaagggccttccccaaactgttgccacaaagttggaggcacagaatagtctagaatgtcattgtatgctgtagcgttaagatatccgttcactggaactaaggggccaatcCCGAACCATTaataacagccccagaccattattcctcctccaccaaactgtacagttggcactatgcattgggacaggtagcattctcctggtatCCGCCAACCCAATTCggccgtcggactgccagatggtgaagagtgattcatcactccatagAACGCgtgtccactgctccagagtccaatggcggtgagctttacaccactccagccgccgcttggcattgtgatcttaagcttgtgtgagGCTGTTcggacatggaaacccatttcatgaatctcctgacgaacagttcttgtgctgatgttgtttccagaggcattttggaacttggtagtgagtgttgcaaccgaggacagacgatttttacacactacgtgcttcagcactcagcggtcccgttctgtgagcttgtatggcctaccacttcacggctgagccattattgctcctagatgtttccacttcacaataacagcacttacagttaaccgggggagctctagcaggacagaaatttgacaaactgacttgttggaagtagccgaatccactaatttgaagggttgtccacatacttttgtatatatagtgtatgtcatGGATGACGGAAAAGTTTTTGAGGTCATTTTGTTGTCCATACAaatgtctctctccatttcaggTGCTTTCATTATTTTTAATGAAACCGGGTCTGTTTGTTGCCTTAATAAACATTCTGTGTATTCATATTCATTTACATCAGCCGTAATTCTTGCGTGGTCATCACACCATCCCTTTAAGACTTCTTAAAGGCCTTGGGGACGTCCCGAGCCACTTGTTTTTAACACATCTACAAAATAAACCAAAACACTGTCAACAAATAAGTTATAAACCAATAAAATGTGTTTCAAACAATAGCTACCTTTCTGAATGCAGACTAAAACCAGC
The sequence above is drawn from the Oncorhynchus gorbuscha isolate QuinsamMale2020 ecotype Even-year linkage group LG11, OgorEven_v1.0, whole genome shotgun sequence genome and encodes:
- the mazb gene encoding myc-associated zinc finger protein isoform X3, with product MDAAWSNFLFQTPPTENIAQPPSTVDTAALNEEPLPVKTTSRPARVPHICAICSKQFKNNYNLRRHQSVHTGVRMRRAGEQEEGAKEVGGGAGPAQAVSGERAERHTVPLSLLHLSVPLPLPPPSMLASQLPALGSQDGEGVAMASVVARVNPHAPPAAVVMVAGATVQRPSNPNPNPVRKNHACETCGKAFRDVYHLNRHRLSHSDEKPFSCPICQQRFKRKDRMSHHVRSHQGGVEKPYVCPHCAKAFSRPDHLNSHVRQVHSSERPFKCPVLDTCESSFATRDRLRAHMIRHEEKVPCHICGKLLSAAYITDHMRVHNQSQHHSCHICNRSFTTLTYLRVHAQKHHGQEWKESAGGFGGTGSSGVLVCQLCGVHCKTPTQLQGHMGTHSTGGQGGSSGTVPASGASSSSVSLSNMVSAPTVYVNSNAVVDLLVSDCSSIQPQSHS
- the mazb gene encoding myc-associated zinc finger protein isoform X2 produces the protein MDAAWSNFLFQTTPNQNQVEGTLQSELLPVHTASPQTPPTENIAQPPSTVDTAALNEEPLPVKTTSRPARVPHICAICSKQFKNNYNLRRHQSVHTGVRMRRAGEQEEGAKEVGGGAGPAQAVSGERAERHTVPLSLLHLSVPLPLPPPSMLASQLPALGSQDGEGVAMASVVARVNPHAPPAAVVMVAGATVQRPSNPNPNPVRKNHACETCGKAFRDVYHLNRHRLSHSDEKPFSCPICQQRFKRKDRMSHHVRSHQGGVEKPYVCPHCAKAFSRPDHLNSHVRQVHSSERPFKCPTCESSFATRDRLRAHMIRHEEKVPCHICGKLLSAAYITDHMRVHNQSQHHSCHICNRSFTTLTYLRVHAQKHHGQEWKESAGGFGGTGSSGVLVCQLCGVHCKTPTQLQGHMGTHSTGGQGGSSGTVPASGASSSSVSLSNMVSAPTVYVNSNAVVDLLVSDCSSIQPQSHS
- the mazb gene encoding myc-associated zinc finger protein isoform X1 — encoded protein: MDAAWSNFLFQTTPNQNQVEGTLQSELLPVHTASPQTPPTENIAQPPSTVDTAALNEEPLPVKTTSRPARVPHICAICSKQFKNNYNLRRHQSVHTGVRMRRAGEQEEGAKEVGGGAGPAQAVSGERAERHTVPLSLLHLSVPLPLPPPSMLASQLPALGSQDGEGVAMASVVARVNPHAPPAAVVMVAGATVQRPSNPNPNPVRKNHACETCGKAFRDVYHLNRHRLSHSDEKPFSCPICQQRFKRKDRMSHHVRSHQGGVEKPYVCPHCAKAFSRPDHLNSHVRQVHSSERPFKCPVLDTCESSFATRDRLRAHMIRHEEKVPCHICGKLLSAAYITDHMRVHNQSQHHSCHICNRSFTTLTYLRVHAQKHHGQEWKESAGGFGGTGSSGVLVCQLCGVHCKTPTQLQGHMGTHSTGGQGGSSGTVPASGASSSSVSLSNMVSAPTVYVNSNAVVDLLVSDCSSIQPQSHS